In Rodentibacter haemolyticus, the DNA window CAAAATCCATCGTAACCCTGATTGTTGAAATGCTTGAGCCTTATTCAGGACGGGTTTATGACCCGGCAATGGGGAGCGGCGGATTTTTTGTGCAAACCGACCGCTTGATCACCGCTCATCACGGCAACCGCAATGCCATTTCCATTTATGGACAAGAAGCCAACCCAACCACCTATAAACTTGCCTTAATGAATATGGTGATACGTGGGATTGATCCTGATTTTAAACGAGAAGATACGTTACTTAATCCGCAACATATCGACCGCAAAATGGATTTTGTGATGGCGAATCCCCCTTTTAATGTCAAAGATTGGTGGAACGAAAGCCTCGCCAATGACCCCCGTTGGCAATTTGGCACACCGCCCGAAGGCAACGCCAACTTTGCCTGGATACAGCATATGCTTTATAGCCTCAGCGAAAAAGGCAAAATGGGCTTGGTGCTTGCCAACGGCTCAATGAGCAGCCAAACCAACAATGAGGGAGAAATCCGCAAAAATATCGTGCAAGCGGATTTAGTGGAAGCGATGGTCGCCTTGCCAAGCCAACTTTTTACTAATACCCAAATTCCTGCCTGTATCTGGATTTTAAACAAAGCCAAAAAACGAAAAAATGAGGTGTTATTTATTGACGCACGCAAAATCGGCTATATGAAAGACCGAGTATTGCGAGATTTCACCCCCGAAGATATTGCCAACATTGCAGACACCTATCACAACTGGCAAAAAGCAGAAGGTTACCAAAACCAAGCAGGCTTCTGTTATGCCGCCAGCCTTGAGGAAATAGCCCAAAACGACTTTGTCCTCACCCCGGGGCGATATGTCGGCACCGAAGAAATGGAAGATGACGGCATTCCTTTTGCAGAAAAAATGCAAAATTTGACCGCTCTTTTAAACGAACAATTTAAACAAAGTGCGGAATTGGAAGCGAAGATTAAAGCAAATTTGGGGGGATTGGGGTATGAGTAAATATATATTGAATAATCATAAGTTTTCTAGCAAGAAATCTTTAAAAGCTCATCTAAGAAATATAAGGGATAGTTATAGTCAAGGGCAGAAAATTTCAAACAAAAATCATATTATAGATTTAAAAAGTTTTTTAACCGATTATCACGATGATAAAGAAATTATTTTATTACAGTTTGATAATTTAAGAGGCTGTGATTTTTATGTTAGAAAATCGGAATATAAACCATCAAAAGACTTGTGCTTTTGGATTGAAAAAGAAAATCAAAAACGTAGCTTTAGTTTCACAAATTTTGGTAATCCACCTACACCAATACAAAATTTTAGAAAGCGATGTGTGTATTTAATTCAAAATGACAAAGATAAAATTCGTCAGAGTATGGTTGGTAAGCAGAAAATGTCTAGTTATGAACTTTGGCATTCAAATAAAACACCTGATGAAATTGTTAAAGAATTTGTCAAAATAAAAAATATTGATGATGATTTAAAAAATGGAAAAGTTGTTATGCTAAATGGAACTAATGTAACAGTTCCTGAATTACAAAAAGATTATGAATATTTAGATAATGATTTTTTAGAGTTTTATCGTTCGTTAGATTTAGAATATTTTATGAAGGATAAATAGTAATAAAGGAACAGTGTATGAGTGATTGGAAAATTTATAAATTAGGTGAGTGTGGTATATTTAGAGAAGGGTATGTAAATCCTAAAAGAACAGTTGAAGAATTTTTTGGAGGAAATGTAAAATGGCTGAGAGCTACAGATTTAAATGATAATTTTATTTTTGATACTTCTCAAACTTTAAGTGAAATAGGTTTCCAAAGTGCAGGTAAAAGTTCAATTCTTTTTAAACCTAATACTATAGCTGTAAGTAAGTCAGGTACTATAGGTAGGATAGGTATTTTACAAGATTATATGTGTGCTAATAGAGCAATAATAAATATTGAAGTTGATAAAAATAAATTTGATTATAGATTTATATTTTATATGTTGCTTGTCAATCGTAAAGATATTGAAAATTTAGCTGAGGGTAGTGTACAAAAAAATTTATATATTTCTAATTTAAGTAAATTAGAGTTTTTAGCTCCTGATTTAGAATTACAAATAAAAATTGCTAATACATTAAATAATTTGGATAACAAGATTAGATATAACACCCAAACCAATCAAACCCTAGAACAAATCGCCCAAGCGATTTTTAAAAGCTGGTTTATTGACTTTGAGCCAGTCAAAGCCAAAGCACAAGCCATTCGTAATGGCAAAACCGAAGCGGAAATTCGCCTTGCTACAATGCAAGCCATCTCGGGCAAAACTCCCCAAGAATTGACCGCACTTCCCCCCGAACAATACCACCCCCTCCAACAACTCGCCGACGCAATGCCAAGTGAGATTGGGGAAGATGGCGTGCCGAGGGGGGGGGAGATTGTAACTTTAAAAGAATGTTGTAATAAAATCCAAAATGGAGGAACTCCCAAAAGAAGCAATCTCCCATTTTGGGAAAATGGGACTATTCCTTGGCTATCCTCGGGAGAGGTCTGTAATAATCCTATTTTAGTAAGTTCAAAAGAGTTTATTACCGAATTAGGTTTACAAAATTCGTCAGCGAAACTTGTTAAAGAAAATTCTACTTTGATTGCTTTATATGCCTCGCCTACAGCTGGTAAATGTTCTTTTTGTGCATTTGAGACAACAAGCAATCAAGCTGTATGCTCATTAGAACCCAAAGAATATTTTAGGTATTTTAATTATTACTATCTAAAAAATAAAGAAGAATATTTTGCTAATCAAGCTGTTGGTTCTGCACAGCAAAATATTAGTAAAGGAATTGTAGAAAATACAGAAATATTTAAACCAAATATTGAGATTTTAAAATATTTTGATAGTTGTATTTCTTCAATTATGGATAAACAAGTATGTAATTTGAGAGAAAATATCTTATTGTCTAAGACTAGAGATGAATTATTACCTAAGTTATTGAATGGAGAGGTTGAGGTATGAGTAATGAAATTGAAATTTTATTAAGTGAATGGAATAACTGTTCAAGAGAGTTAAAAAGAGTAGAGTTAAAAGTTGATGAAATTCCTTTTAATTCAATTCCTGAAATTTCAGATTTAGTATCTTATCTAGATGGTTGCTTTAACTTCCCTATTTTACATATAACTAATATTGAAAATGTTAAAAAAGTATTATTGGAAGTTAGGGGGTTTATTAGTAATAAAATTAAATTTAGAGGGATAGAAGTAAGAGAGATACAAGAGAATGATGTAAAAACGATTATTAATTTACTTGAAAGACTAAAAGCAGAGTTTTTACAAATCGAAAGTATAGATTTTCTCATTGAATTGCAAAAATTTAATCTAGAATTTATTGATAATGAAAAGAAAAAAATTCATGAAAGAGTTTCTGAAATTTTTGGAGAAACCACATTGCCTTATTTGTACTCAGAATTTAGGCGTAAGGGAGATGAAATTAGGAGACAACAAGAAAACTATACTTGGGCATTTTTTTGTTTATTATTCTTAATGCTTATTGGTGGGTTATTAACAATCAATTCGGCTAGTGATATTTTTAGTTTATTTGCTAAATTTTTTCTATTTATTCCTGCTGTTTGGAGTATCCTTTTTCTTTCTAAAAGAATATCAGAGTGTAGAAAACTTGAGCAGACATATATGCATAAAGAAACTGTTGCAAGATCATATTTGAATTTTCTAGAGTTTTTTAGTAGAGATTACCATTTATACGAAGATCTAGATAAGTTGAAAGAGATAAAATTTGAACTTACCAAAATAGCAATAGATAGTTTAGGTTTAAATCCAGCATTGTTATTAGAAAAATCTTCAATGGAGAAAATACCTATGGAAGAATTATTAATAAAAATTACAGATAAAATAAATACAAATAAGTAATGGAGGCTAGGAGGGAAACTCGTTGCCCATCGAAAATATCAGATTGAAACGGTGGGCAAAAATTTGCCCACCCTACGGGTGATAAAATTATGGTAAGGAAAAAATATGTAAATTAACGAGATATACGTAGGGTGGGCAACTGGTTGCCCACCGAAAATATCGGACTGAAACGGTGGGCAAAAATTTGCCCACCCTACGGGTGATAAAAATATGGTAAGGAAAAAATATGTAAATTAACGAGATATATGTAGGGTGGGCAACTGGTTGCCCACCGAAAATATCGGACTGAAACGGTGGGCAAAAATTTGCCCACCCTACGGGTGATAAAAATATGGTAAGGAAAAAATATGTAAATTAACGAGATATACGTAGGTGGGCAACTGGTTGCCCACCGAAAATACCGGATTGAAAGGGTGGGCAAAAAATTTGCCCACCCTACGTGTAATGTGAAATGCTGAAATATGAATAATATAAATATGTGATGTGGATCGAGAAAATGAGATTTTTTTATTGTTTAGGGTGATGAAATAATGATATTAACACGGAATATATTGGGAGGTTTTATGCCAAATTATCGCCGTGTTTATTTAGAAAATGCCTATTATTTTTTCACTGTTGCGTTACAAGATAGAAAAAGCACATTACTGATTGATCGTATTGATTTATTAAGGCAATCCTATCAAAAGGTATGTCAAAAATATCCGTTTAAAACGATTGCAATTTGTATTTTACCTGATCATATTCACGCTATTTGGCAATTACCCGAGGGCGATACAAACTATTCATTACGTTGGCAATTAATAAAAAAATATTTTTCATCTAAATTACCTATCAGTAACACTAGGAGTGAAAGCAAAATCAAGCATAGAGAAAAAGGGATTTGGCAACGGCGTTTTTGGGAACATACGATTGTTGATGATCGGGATTTAAATAATTGTATTGATTATATTCATTATAACCCTGTTAGACACGGTTATGTTGAGCGTTGTGAGGATTGGAAATATTCGTCAATTCATAAAATAAAAGATACGTAGGGTGGGCAACTCGTTGCCCACCGAAAATATCAGGATTGAAACGGTGGGCAAAAATTTGCCCACTCTACAAAAGGTTAAAATAGCTTTTGGTTCAACACACTCGATGAGGAGAAATTTAATAAGTACAAGCTGTTGGATTTTTCGTAATTTTATCTATTGTGAGCATTGTGCGGAAAACTACAAAAAAAGGCTATTTTGTGTGAGCATTATTGAAATACATACAGAAAATCGCAAAAAACTGTGAGTATTGAATGTAACACTTACAAAAAAACGCTAAAATCTGTATGTATTCTTTTGATAGATACAAAAAATGTGGAAAATTTGTAGGAGTTCTTATGGAAAATGCGTACCGGGTCCCTGATTTGTTTTCGTTACCTGATGTGGAAACAAAAGCGGTATTGAAAGCGGCGAATCTTGCTCATCAAGCTTTGGGTGAATTGAAAGGGATTGTGAATACAATGCCAAACCAAGATATTTTGTTAAGTACATTGCCTTTGCAAGAAGCGAAGGATAGTTCGGAAATTGAGAACATCATTACAACACAAGATGATATGTATGCGAGCAATTATGAAACTCAGCATTTTAGCTCGTTGGCAGCTAAAGAGGTACATCGTTATGCTCAGGCTATGCAGTTTGGTTTTCAGCAAGTGAAAACTTATCAGCTTTTGACTTTGAGTACGATCAAAAATGTGCAACAAATTTTAGAAAATAATAATGCGGGTTTTCGTTGTCAGGCAGGAACGAAATTGATTGATCAAAATACGGGAAAAAGTGTTTATACACCGCCGCAGTCCAATAATGAAATTGAGTATTATATGGGGAAGTTAGCTCTTTTTATCAATGATTCTGAGCAATTAGATTATGATCCGTTAGTGAAGATGGCGATTATTCATCATCAATTTGAGAGTATTCATCCTTTTTATGACGGGAATGGGCGAACAGGGAGGATTATCAATATTTTATATCTGGTTTTAAATGGTTTATTAGACAAGCCGATTCTTTATTTATCCCGTTATATTAACCAAAATAAACGAGAATATTATTATTTATTGCAAGAAGTAAGAGATACCGAAAGTTGGGAGAAATGGCTTCTTTTTATGTTGAAAGGTATTGAGAAAACGGCAAAACAGACATTAAATTTAGTTACTGAAATTAAATCTTTAATGCAAAAACATAAGAAAATAATAAAAGATGCAAATCCTAAGTTATATAGTCACGAACTAATCAATAATCTTTATAAATATCCTTATACCAAAGTAGAGTTTTTAGCTGAAGATTGTGAAGTTCATCGTAATACGGCGTTAAAACGTTTAACAGAACTGGAACTATTGGGAATAGTTAAAAAAACAAAAATTGGGCGAGAAAGTTTTTATGTCAATCAAGAACTTTTTGAGCTGTTAGCACAATAGATACGTAGGGTGGGCAACTCGTTGCCCACCCTACGAATGAAAATATTGTAAGGAAAAAATATGCAAATTAACGAGACGGTGCTGGAGCAAACGGCGATTGAGAAATTTCAATCGGTAGGTTGGCGTTATGTGTATGGCAAGACGATTTTGGAAGGCTTGGAAAATCCGTGGCGGGCGAGGACAAGTGCGGTCATTTTTGAGAACCTTTTGCGTGAGGCGGTGGAAAAGTTCAATCCCCATTTGCCGGAGTTGGCTGTCGATCAGGTGTTGAGCAAGGTGCGTCAGGTTGAAGGGCGGGATTTGTTGGAGAAAAATCAACTTGCTTATGGCTATTTGCGAAACGGTGTGCCGGTGGTGTATCAACAAAATGGCGAGCAAAAGCACGATGTGGCACAGCTGGTGGACTTTCAAGCGGTCGAAAATAATGATTTTTTGCTGATCAATCAGCTTGATATTCAAGGCACGAAAGGTAAGCGGATTCCTGATTTAATCGGCTATGTAAATGGTTTGCCGTTAATGGTGTGCGAGCTGAAAAATCCGCTGAACATTGAGGCGGATTTGACGATGGCGTGGCGACAGTTGCAAACCTATAAAGAGGAAATCGGTGATCTGTTTATTTTTAACCAGCTTTTAGTGATTTCGGACGGCGTTACCGCTCGAATCGGCTCGCTTTCCGCCTCTTTTGAACGCTTTACCCCTTGGCGTGTGGTGGATGAAAAGCAAAAAAGTCTGCGTATTCCCTTTGAACAAGAGCTGGATGCGGTGCTAAATGGTGTGCTGTTGCCGGAATGTTTTTTGGATTATGTGCAGAATTTTATTGTGTTTGAAAGCAATGAAAAGGGCAAAATAATTAAAAAATCCGCGGCTTATCATCAATATTATGGGGTGAATGAAGCCCTCGATTGCACGCTGGTTGCGAGCAGTGAGCAGGGCGATCGCAAAATTGGGGTGATGTGGCACACGCAAGGCTCGGGCAAGTCTCTTTCAATGCTGTTTTATGCCGGCAAATTGTTAGCCCAAAAAGCGTTGAAAAATCCGACTATTGTGGTGGTTACGGATCGCAATGATTTGGACGGGCAACTTTATCAAACCTTTTGTGGCGGTTATGCTTTGTTGAAACAAACGCCGATGCAAGCAGACGGGCGAGAGGATTTGCGTCAGGCATTAAATGCACGCCAAGCAGGCGGTGTGATTTTTACCACCATTCAAAAATTCGGCTTGTTAGAGAATGAAGATAAGCACCCTGTGCTGAATAGTCGGGATAATATTATTGTGATTTCTGATGAAGCCCACCGCAGCCAATATGGCTTTAGCCAAAAACTCAATCAAAAAGGCGAATATCGCACGGGCTACGCTCAATATCTCCGTCACGCTTTGCCGAATGCCTCTTTTATCGGCTTTACAGGCACGCCGATTGAGGCGGAAGATAAAGACACGCAAGCGGTTTTTGGGCGTTATGTGTCGATTTATGATTTTGAAGATGCGGTGATTGACGGGGCAACGGTGCCGATTTTCTATGAAGCGCGCCAAATCCGCTTGGGCGAAAGCGAGGAATTTGACAATGTGGTGCGAGAAAGTGAGCTTGATGAAGCCGATGAGGAGAACGAAAAAAGCTATAAATTCCGCATTTATGAGAAACTGGTCGGCAATGAGCAACGGCTTGAACGTTTAGCCGAGGATTTTATTTATCATTTTGAGCAACGCATTGCGGTTACAGACGGTAAGGCGATGATTGTGGCGATTAGCCGTGCAGTGGCGGTAAAATTGTTTGAAAAAATCACCGCACTTCGTCCCGAATGGGCGGCAGATGATGTCCATCAAGGGGCGATTAAAATTGTGATGACAAGCAGTGTGAACGATCCTGAAAGTTGGCAGAAACATAATCAAGATAAAAAAACGCTCGAACGGCGGTTTAAAGATCCTGATGACCCGTTGAAAATCGTGATTGTGCGGGATATGTGGCTGACAGGTTTTGATGCCCCTTGTTGCCATACGATGTATATCGACAAGCCGATGAAAGGGCATAATTTAATGCAGGCGATTGCACGGGTTAATCGGGTTTTTCATAATAAAAGCCGTGAAAATGGTGGCTTGATTGTGGATTATATTGGGCTGACGGAGGAATTGAAAGCCGCTAAACAGCAATACACCAATGCAGGCGGGAAAGGCTCGGATGTAAAACAAGATGTTGAGGCGGTATTCGCAAAAATGCGAGAACATATCAGCATTATTCGTGGGCAATTTGCCACGCCGGTGCAGGGAAGTGCGATCGATATTTCACAAATTTTGCAATTAACCGATCCGAATGCGTTGCTCAATGGTATTTTACGGGCGGCGAACCATATTTTGGCGTTAGATGAGGCAACGAAAGCGAACAAAACGGAACGTAAACAAGCGTTTTTACAGGCGATACGTTTGGCGAAAAAAGGGCTTTCTCTCTGTGGGGCAATGTCTGAAACCGAACCTTATAAACCCGAATTGGCTTTTTATGATGCGGTGCGGGCGACCATTATTAAAAATAGCACCACCCGAGAACCCGCCACAGGGCAACAGGATAAACAGCTTAAGCTGACACAATGGCTAAATCGTGCAGTTACCTCAGAGGGCGTGGTGGATTTATTTGAGCTGTTGCATCAAGAACGCCCGAATATCAGCTTGCTTTCCGATGAATTTTTAACCACTGTCAAACATAGTGAAGTGCCGAATTTATGGCTTAGTGCGGTGGAAAAATACCTCAAAGCAGAAATCCGAGAGCGTAGCACCGCCAACCTTGCCACCAAGAAAACCTTTGAAGAACGTTTAAAAGAAGCGATGAATCGCTATCACAACCAGCAACTGTCGGTGATTGAAATTCTGCAAGAGTTAGTGGAACTGGCGAAAGATTTTCACCAACAGCAAGCCCGAGGCGAAGCCTTGGGGCTAAGTCAAGCGGAATTAGCCTTCTATGATGCTTTAGCACAAAATCAAAGTGCGGTGGAATTGATGGGCGATTTGGTATTGGTGCGTTTAGCCAAAGAACTCACCGAACGCTTACGAAAATCCGTTACCATTGATTGGCAATATAAAGAGGCAGTGCGAGCCAAAATGCGGATTTTTATCAAACGTTTATTGCAAAGTTACAAATACCCACCGGATTTACAGCCTGAAGCCATTGAATTTGTGTTAAAACAGGCGGAAGTGATTGGGGAGGAATGGAGTAAATAAAAATCAGCCCCTTTAAACGTAGGGTGGACAACTTGTTGCCCACAGATTCAAAGAGGATATTTCAATGGTGGGCAACAAGTAGCCCACCCTACCTTATTAAGATTATTCTTGCGAATCCATTTCTTCTGATGTTTCTTCATCATCCACATCGCAAACACGTTCCAGGCTTACTACGTGTTCATTTTCTGAGGTACGGATTAGGCGAACCCCCTGCGTGTTACGGCCCACAATTCCCACTTCACTTACACGTGTGCGAACCAATGTGCCGGCATCGGTAATCAACATAATTTGATCGGTTTCTTCCACTTGGGTTGCCGCAACAACTTTACCGTTACGCTCGCTCACCTTGATGGAAATAACCCCTTTCGTATTACGCGATTTGATCGGATATTCGCTTAATTGTGTACGTTTGCCGTAACCGTTTTGCGTTGCCGTTAAAATTGTTCCTTCACCTTTTGGAATAACCAATGAAATCACTTTGTCGATATTGAGATCTAAGGTTTTTTCTGTGTTTTCATCGGAAACTTCTTCAATTTCGACCGCACTTTCATCATCGGACAATTCATTTGTTAAGGCGAGTTTAATGCCACGAACACCGGTTGCCAAACGTCCCATTGCACGCACGGCGCTTTCTGCGAAACGTACGACACGACCTTGAGAAGAAAACAACATAATTTCATTGTTACCGTCGGTAATATCCACACCGATCAATTCATCTTCATCACGTAGATTCAAGGCAATAATACCATTTGAACGTGGGCGACTGAATTCAGTGAGCGCAATTTTTTTCACGATACCGCCGGCAGTCGCCATCACCACAAATTTATCTTCTTCATAAGCGGATACCGGTAAGATCGCCGTGATTCGTTCATTTTCCTGCAATGGAAGAATATTTACGATAGGGCGGCCACGTGCGCCACGGCCTGCTTGCGGAAGTTGATACACTTTCAGCCAATATAAACGCCCGCGACTTGAGAAGCAGAGAATCGTATCATGTGTATTGGCGACTAATAATTTTTCAATGAAATCTTCTTCTTTCATTTTTGTTGCAGATTTACC includes these proteins:
- a CDS encoding restriction endonuclease subunit S; protein product: MSDWKIYKLGECGIFREGYVNPKRTVEEFFGGNVKWLRATDLNDNFIFDTSQTLSEIGFQSAGKSSILFKPNTIAVSKSGTIGRIGILQDYMCANRAIINIEVDKNKFDYRFIFYMLLVNRKDIENLAEGSVQKNLYISNLSKLEFLAPDLELQIKIANTLNNLDNKIRYNTQTNQTLEQIAQAIFKSWFIDFEPVKAKAQAIRNGKTEAEIRLATMQAISGKTPQELTALPPEQYHPLQQLADAMPSEIGEDGVPRGGEIVTLKECCNKIQNGGTPKRSNLPFWENGTIPWLSSGEVCNNPILVSSKEFITELGLQNSSAKLVKENSTLIALYASPTAGKCSFCAFETTSNQAVCSLEPKEYFRYFNYYYLKNKEEYFANQAVGSAQQNISKGIVENTEIFKPNIEILKYFDSCISSIMDKQVCNLRENILLSKTRDELLPKLLNGEVEV
- a CDS encoding REP-associated tyrosine transposase: MPNYRRVYLENAYYFFTVALQDRKSTLLIDRIDLLRQSYQKVCQKYPFKTIAICILPDHIHAIWQLPEGDTNYSLRWQLIKKYFSSKLPISNTRSESKIKHREKGIWQRRFWEHTIVDDRDLNNCIDYIHYNPVRHGYVERCEDWKYSSIHKIKDT
- a CDS encoding Fic family protein — translated: MENAYRVPDLFSLPDVETKAVLKAANLAHQALGELKGIVNTMPNQDILLSTLPLQEAKDSSEIENIITTQDDMYASNYETQHFSSLAAKEVHRYAQAMQFGFQQVKTYQLLTLSTIKNVQQILENNNAGFRCQAGTKLIDQNTGKSVYTPPQSNNEIEYYMGKLALFINDSEQLDYDPLVKMAIIHHQFESIHPFYDGNGRTGRIINILYLVLNGLLDKPILYLSRYINQNKREYYYLLQEVRDTESWEKWLLFMLKGIEKTAKQTLNLVTEIKSLMQKHKKIIKDANPKLYSHELINNLYKYPYTKVEFLAEDCEVHRNTALKRLTELELLGIVKKTKIGRESFYVNQELFELLAQ
- a CDS encoding type I restriction endonuclease subunit R, which gives rise to MQINETVLEQTAIEKFQSVGWRYVYGKTILEGLENPWRARTSAVIFENLLREAVEKFNPHLPELAVDQVLSKVRQVEGRDLLEKNQLAYGYLRNGVPVVYQQNGEQKHDVAQLVDFQAVENNDFLLINQLDIQGTKGKRIPDLIGYVNGLPLMVCELKNPLNIEADLTMAWRQLQTYKEEIGDLFIFNQLLVISDGVTARIGSLSASFERFTPWRVVDEKQKSLRIPFEQELDAVLNGVLLPECFLDYVQNFIVFESNEKGKIIKKSAAYHQYYGVNEALDCTLVASSEQGDRKIGVMWHTQGSGKSLSMLFYAGKLLAQKALKNPTIVVVTDRNDLDGQLYQTFCGGYALLKQTPMQADGREDLRQALNARQAGGVIFTTIQKFGLLENEDKHPVLNSRDNIIVISDEAHRSQYGFSQKLNQKGEYRTGYAQYLRHALPNASFIGFTGTPIEAEDKDTQAVFGRYVSIYDFEDAVIDGATVPIFYEARQIRLGESEEFDNVVRESELDEADEENEKSYKFRIYEKLVGNEQRLERLAEDFIYHFEQRIAVTDGKAMIVAISRAVAVKLFEKITALRPEWAADDVHQGAIKIVMTSSVNDPESWQKHNQDKKTLERRFKDPDDPLKIVIVRDMWLTGFDAPCCHTMYIDKPMKGHNLMQAIARVNRVFHNKSRENGGLIVDYIGLTEELKAAKQQYTNAGGKGSDVKQDVEAVFAKMREHISIIRGQFATPVQGSAIDISQILQLTDPNALLNGILRAANHILALDEATKANKTERKQAFLQAIRLAKKGLSLCGAMSETEPYKPELAFYDAVRATIIKNSTTREPATGQQDKQLKLTQWLNRAVTSEGVVDLFELLHQERPNISLLSDEFLTTVKHSEVPNLWLSAVEKYLKAEIRERSTANLATKKTFEERLKEAMNRYHNQQLSVIEILQELVELAKDFHQQQARGEALGLSQAELAFYDALAQNQSAVELMGDLVLVRLAKELTERLRKSVTIDWQYKEAVRAKMRIFIKRLLQSYKYPPDLQPEAIEFVLKQAEVIGEEWSK